One Roseomonas gilardii subsp. gilardii genomic region harbors:
- the murD gene encoding UDP-N-acetylmuramoyl-L-alanine--D-glutamate ligase → MARDLTSPDISRDKEPPRRASDTLPEGYDFKPFANRRIAVVGLGKAGLPAAYRLRDWGAEIVVWDDNPAQREAAEAAGFTVADVTAVPFAQDTLLLSPGIPHRLPRTHPAAARALAAGAPILCDAEFLFLAARAAGSKARFVGITGTNGKSTTTALLRHMLKGAGMPVAAGANLGPAATALPLLARGAYVLEMSSYMLERLDALHFDMAAMLNLSPDHLDRHGGMPGYTEAKARIFAGNRVSVLGMDDEASRALAPRIRGRLVPVSGTTPQPGGVWAEGRLLRDAEGPLLDLEEAAALPGTHNAQNAAAAAALALALGLTRAQVAEGLRSYPGLPHRQERVAEQDGLLYVNDSKATNADSTAWALGTYPRVVWIAGGVPKEGGIEPLARFFPRVAHAVLIGRCAEEFAATLAAHGVPHEIAGTMEAALPAARDAARRLGAPVVLLSPAAASFDQYSGFEARGEHFRTLVQSLEKAA, encoded by the coding sequence ATGGCCCGCGACCTCACCTCGCCCGATATCTCCCGCGACAAGGAACCGCCGCGGCGCGCCTCCGACACGCTGCCGGAGGGCTACGACTTCAAGCCCTTCGCCAACCGCCGCATCGCGGTGGTCGGGCTGGGCAAGGCCGGCCTGCCCGCCGCCTACCGGTTGCGGGACTGGGGCGCGGAGATCGTGGTCTGGGACGACAACCCGGCCCAGCGCGAGGCCGCCGAGGCCGCCGGCTTCACCGTGGCGGATGTGACCGCCGTGCCCTTCGCCCAGGACACGCTGCTGCTTTCCCCCGGCATCCCGCACCGCCTGCCGCGCACCCATCCGGCGGCCGCGCGGGCGCTGGCGGCGGGGGCGCCGATCCTCTGCGACGCGGAGTTCCTTTTCCTCGCCGCCCGCGCGGCCGGCTCCAAGGCGCGTTTCGTCGGCATCACCGGCACCAACGGCAAGTCCACCACCACCGCCCTGCTGCGCCACATGCTGAAGGGCGCGGGCATGCCGGTGGCCGCCGGGGCCAATCTCGGCCCCGCCGCCACCGCCCTGCCCCTGCTGGCGCGCGGCGCCTATGTGCTGGAAATGTCGTCCTACATGCTGGAGCGCCTGGACGCGCTCCACTTCGACATGGCGGCGATGCTCAACCTGAGCCCCGACCACCTGGACCGCCATGGCGGCATGCCGGGCTATACCGAAGCCAAGGCGCGCATCTTCGCCGGCAACCGGGTCTCGGTGCTGGGCATGGATGACGAGGCCTCCCGCGCCCTGGCCCCGCGCATCCGGGGCCGGCTCGTGCCGGTTTCCGGCACCACGCCGCAGCCCGGCGGCGTCTGGGCCGAGGGGCGCCTGCTGCGCGACGCGGAAGGCCCGCTCCTCGACCTCGAGGAGGCCGCCGCCCTGCCGGGCACGCACAACGCCCAGAACGCCGCCGCCGCCGCCGCCCTGGCGCTCGCCCTCGGCCTCACCCGGGCGCAGGTGGCGGAGGGGCTGCGGAGCTATCCCGGCCTGCCGCACCGGCAGGAGCGCGTGGCGGAACAGGATGGCCTCCTCTATGTCAACGACAGCAAGGCGACCAACGCGGACAGCACCGCCTGGGCGCTCGGCACCTATCCGCGCGTGGTCTGGATCGCCGGCGGCGTGCCCAAGGAGGGCGGGATCGAGCCCCTGGCCCGCTTCTTCCCGCGCGTCGCCCATGCCGTGCTGATCGGGCGCTGCGCGGAGGAATTCGCCGCCACCCTCGCCGCCCATGGCGTGCCGCACGAGATCGCCGGGACGATGGAGGCGGCGCTGCCCGCCGCCCGGGACGCCGCGCGGCGCCTGGGCGCGCCGGTGGTCCTGCTGAGCCCCGCCGCCGCCTCCTTCGACCAGTACAGCGGCTTCGAGGCACGCGGCGAGCATTTCCGCACCCTGGTGCAATCCCTGGAAAAGGCGGCCTGA
- the ftsL gene encoding cell division protein FtsL, with the protein MIRPLTLLTLLAASGAGLHLYKVKHEVALLDRELAQIQAQAEAAKARTGILKAEWQLLNEPERLRRNVEQYLPLDTMQPNQFIRAADIDKRLPQAVAFAGPRNLFAVPAETAVAAAETPAQDETAAHAPEAPAALAAAAVAAAPAVRAAEAAPAMRSSEAASPVKTAESPARAASPRKTETAERPARREAEPARRELARHAEPAPRVLEAVERREQAPRAVPVAARPTPVPPPRPVAPQIAPQVAEAAPIPGQGRPLYRPAMAAPPVPSTSALGGVRSMLAPPVPLAPPVPVASAATR; encoded by the coding sequence ATGATACGCCCGCTGACGCTGCTCACTCTTCTCGCCGCCAGCGGGGCCGGGCTGCATCTGTACAAGGTGAAGCACGAGGTCGCCCTGCTGGACCGGGAGCTGGCCCAGATCCAGGCGCAGGCCGAGGCCGCCAAGGCCCGCACCGGCATCCTGAAGGCCGAGTGGCAGCTCCTGAACGAACCCGAGCGGCTGCGCCGGAACGTCGAGCAGTACCTGCCGCTCGACACCATGCAGCCGAACCAGTTCATCCGCGCCGCCGATATCGACAAGCGCCTGCCGCAGGCCGTGGCCTTCGCCGGGCCGCGCAACCTCTTCGCCGTGCCGGCCGAGACCGCGGTGGCCGCGGCCGAGACGCCCGCGCAGGACGAGACGGCGGCCCATGCGCCGGAAGCCCCGGCCGCGCTGGCCGCCGCCGCGGTCGCGGCCGCCCCGGCGGTGCGCGCCGCCGAGGCAGCGCCGGCCATGCGGAGCAGCGAAGCCGCCTCGCCGGTCAAGACGGCCGAGAGCCCGGCCCGCGCCGCCAGCCCGCGCAAGACCGAGACGGCCGAGCGCCCCGCGCGCCGCGAGGCGGAGCCCGCCCGCCGCGAACTGGCGCGCCATGCCGAACCCGCGCCCCGCGTCCTGGAGGCGGTGGAGCGGCGTGAGCAGGCGCCGCGCGCCGTGCCGGTGGCCGCCCGGCCCACGCCGGTCCCGCCGCCCCGGCCGGTGGCACCTCAGATAGCGCCGCAGGTGGCCGAGGCCGCGCCCATCCCGGGCCAGGGCCGTCCGCTCTACCGCCCGGCCATGGCCGCGCCGCCGGTCCCCTCCACCTCCGCCCTGGGTGGCGTGCGCAGCATGCTCGCCCCGCCGGTGCCGCTGGCGCCGCCCGTGCCCGTCGCCTCCGCCGCCACGCGATGA
- a CDS encoding UDP-N-acetylmuramoyl-L-alanyl-D-glutamate--2,6-diaminopimelate ligase — translation MTTATAPGPGGAAIALGQLARAMGLPRPEGDPAIAGLTADSRAVAPGFLFAALPGSRTDGRAHIGDAVARGAAAVLAPEGTAWPEGVPAHPLLTAPDARRALSLAAAAFHGAQPEVLVAVTGTNGKTSTVDFLRQIWALAGRHAASLGTLGLRAEGFPPGPSLTTPDPVTLHATLADLARAGVTHAAMEASSHGLDQRRLDGVHLAAAGFSNLTRDHLDYHGGMAGYRAAKLRLFGTVLPPGAPAVANADMEPETLAALRAIARDRSLRLLTVGEAGHDIRLLHHTPLPEGQALELEVFGRRAGLTLPLPGRYQADNLLMALALAVATGLDAERALPLLERLRGVPGRMELAARLGNGAAVYVDYAHTPDALERLLSALRPHVGLGGRLHVVFGAGGDRDPGKRPLMGAACARFADRCWVTDDNPRSEDPAAIRAAVLAVCPGGIDAGDRASAIAAALADLRPGDVLAVAGKGHESGQTIAGVTTPFDDAEVVRRLAGEMA, via the coding sequence ATGACGACCGCGACCGCCCCAGGGCCTGGGGGTGCCGCGATCGCTCTCGGACAGCTCGCGCGCGCCATGGGCCTTCCCCGGCCGGAAGGCGATCCCGCCATCGCCGGGCTGACCGCCGACAGCCGCGCCGTGGCGCCGGGATTCCTCTTCGCCGCCCTGCCCGGCTCGCGCACCGACGGGCGCGCCCATATCGGCGATGCGGTGGCGCGCGGCGCCGCCGCGGTGCTGGCGCCCGAGGGCACCGCCTGGCCGGAAGGTGTCCCCGCCCACCCGCTCCTCACCGCGCCGGACGCCCGCCGCGCCCTGTCGCTGGCCGCCGCCGCCTTCCACGGCGCGCAGCCGGAGGTGCTGGTCGCCGTCACCGGCACCAACGGCAAGACCAGCACGGTCGATTTCCTGCGCCAGATCTGGGCCCTGGCCGGCCGCCACGCCGCCTCGCTCGGCACGCTGGGCCTGCGGGCCGAGGGCTTCCCACCCGGCCCTTCCCTCACCACGCCGGACCCGGTGACGCTGCATGCCACCCTCGCGGACCTTGCCCGGGCCGGCGTCACCCATGCGGCGATGGAGGCCTCCTCGCACGGGCTCGACCAGCGGCGCCTGGACGGGGTGCACCTCGCCGCGGCGGGCTTTTCCAACCTGACGCGCGACCATCTCGACTACCATGGCGGCATGGCGGGCTACCGCGCCGCCAAGCTGCGCCTCTTCGGGACCGTCCTGCCGCCCGGCGCCCCCGCCGTGGCCAATGCCGACATGGAGCCGGAAACGCTTGCGGCCCTGCGGGCCATCGCCCGCGACCGGAGCCTGCGCCTGCTCACCGTGGGCGAGGCGGGCCATGACATCCGCCTGCTGCACCATACTCCGCTGCCCGAGGGCCAGGCGCTGGAGCTGGAGGTCTTCGGGCGCCGCGCCGGCCTTACCCTGCCGCTGCCGGGCCGCTACCAGGCCGACAACCTGCTGATGGCGCTGGCACTCGCCGTGGCCACCGGCCTCGATGCGGAACGGGCCCTGCCCCTGCTGGAACGCCTGCGCGGCGTGCCCGGCCGCATGGAACTCGCCGCTCGCCTCGGCAACGGCGCCGCCGTCTATGTGGACTACGCCCATACCCCGGATGCGCTGGAGCGCCTGCTCTCCGCGCTGCGCCCGCATGTCGGGCTGGGCGGGCGGCTACATGTCGTCTTCGGCGCCGGCGGCGACCGCGACCCGGGCAAGCGCCCGCTGATGGGCGCCGCCTGCGCCCGCTTCGCCGACCGCTGCTGGGTGACGGACGACAACCCCCGTTCCGAGGACCCCGCCGCCATCCGTGCCGCCGTGCTCGCCGTTTGTCCCGGCGGGATCGACGCGGGCGACCGCGCCTCCGCCATCGCCGCGGCCCTGGCCGATCTGCGCCCGGGCGACGTGCTGGCCGTGGCCGGCAAGGGGCATGAGAGCGGCCAGACCATCGCCGGCGTCACCACGCCCTTCGACGATGCCGAGGTGGTGCGCCGCCTCGCGGGGGAGATGGCATGA
- a CDS encoding peptidoglycan D,D-transpeptidase FtsI family protein codes for MTSPRAPRADDAPPLLHTRARVEGRHPGAGGRGRGSQPDLARRAALERSRGRLVITALGFGLLFAAVGAKLTLATLIDPREPRRIAMRPNTGAPVATTASRAPITDRNGEILAVSLPVTELVANPKVIENPAEVAGKLVKILPQMDRDKLTARLSGDRQFVYIARALTPRQTQAVNDLGVAGLEFHTSERRYYPQGRAAVHVLGNVDVDNEGISGVERFFNERLRLKPDEELRLSLDVRAQVAMRDSLQQAINDFNGIGGAAILEDVRTGEIITMISLPDYDAGDIGGATPEQRFNRATVGTYEPGSTFKLLTVSMALESGTSNLYSTFDARNPIRIGRFTIRDFQGKNRVLALPEVIAYSSNLGAARMAWAAGPQRQRDFLLRMNMLSKLHLELPELATPLAPPASLWKEASTYTIAFGQGISVTPLHVVNAISTIANGGTLRQPTLVAQPPGVERPGTRVISETTTALVRKLMRIVVTDGFGKTAEVPGYFPGGKTGTAQKAGAHGGYVQGKRIAAFVAAFPMQAPRYAIYMMIDEPKPNAKSYGYATAGWVAAPAAGRAIARVAPILGMVPDDPKDPAINQALYIPLQPGRGPAPSAPPAGKPAQAAAPATTRPASTPMRAAPPATATPPGTPEHPARGPLRVTDASEWRNREAALPR; via the coding sequence ATGACCTCGCCCCGCGCCCCGAGGGCCGACGACGCCCCGCCACTGCTCCATACCCGCGCGCGGGTGGAGGGCCGGCATCCTGGTGCGGGCGGGCGCGGACGTGGCTCGCAGCCCGACCTCGCCCGCCGCGCCGCGCTGGAACGTTCGCGCGGGCGCCTGGTGATCACCGCGCTGGGCTTCGGCCTGCTCTTCGCGGCGGTGGGCGCGAAGCTCACCCTCGCCACGCTGATCGACCCGCGGGAGCCGCGGCGGATCGCCATGCGCCCCAATACGGGCGCGCCCGTGGCCACCACCGCCTCGCGTGCCCCGATCACCGACCGCAACGGGGAGATCCTGGCCGTCTCGCTGCCGGTGACGGAGCTGGTCGCCAACCCGAAGGTGATCGAGAACCCGGCCGAGGTCGCCGGCAAGCTGGTCAAGATCCTGCCGCAGATGGACCGCGACAAGCTGACCGCGCGCCTCTCCGGCGACCGCCAGTTCGTCTACATCGCCCGCGCCCTGACGCCGCGGCAGACCCAGGCGGTGAACGACCTCGGCGTGGCCGGGCTGGAATTCCACACCTCCGAGCGCCGCTACTATCCGCAGGGGCGTGCCGCCGTGCATGTGCTCGGCAATGTGGACGTGGACAACGAGGGCATCTCGGGCGTCGAGCGCTTCTTCAACGAGCGCCTGCGCCTGAAGCCGGACGAAGAGCTGCGCCTCTCCCTCGACGTGCGCGCCCAGGTGGCGATGCGGGACTCGCTGCAACAGGCGATCAACGACTTCAACGGCATCGGCGGCGCCGCCATCCTGGAGGATGTGCGCACCGGCGAGATCATCACCATGATCTCGCTGCCCGACTACGATGCCGGCGATATCGGCGGCGCCACGCCGGAACAGCGTTTCAACCGCGCGACCGTGGGCACCTACGAACCCGGCTCGACCTTCAAGCTGCTCACCGTCTCGATGGCGCTGGAGAGCGGCACCAGCAACCTCTACAGCACCTTCGACGCCAGGAACCCGATCCGCATCGGCCGCTTCACGATCCGGGACTTCCAGGGCAAGAACCGCGTCCTCGCCCTGCCGGAGGTCATCGCCTACTCCTCGAATCTCGGCGCCGCGCGCATGGCCTGGGCCGCGGGGCCGCAACGGCAGCGCGACTTCCTGCTGCGCATGAACATGCTCTCGAAGCTGCATCTGGAACTGCCCGAGCTGGCCACGCCCCTGGCCCCGCCCGCCTCGCTCTGGAAGGAGGCAAGCACCTACACCATCGCCTTCGGACAGGGCATCAGCGTCACGCCGCTGCACGTGGTCAACGCCATCTCCACCATCGCCAATGGCGGCACGCTGCGGCAGCCCACGCTGGTGGCGCAGCCGCCCGGCGTCGAGCGTCCCGGCACGCGCGTGATCTCGGAGACAACCACGGCGCTGGTGCGCAAGCTGATGCGCATCGTGGTGACGGATGGCTTCGGCAAGACCGCCGAGGTTCCCGGCTACTTCCCCGGCGGCAAGACCGGCACGGCGCAGAAGGCCGGCGCGCATGGCGGCTACGTCCAGGGCAAGCGCATCGCCGCCTTCGTCGCGGCCTTCCCAATGCAGGCGCCTCGCTACGCCATCTACATGATGATCGACGAGCCGAAGCCGAACGCGAAGAGCTACGGCTACGCCACCGCCGGCTGGGTGGCAGCCCCCGCCGCCGGCCGCGCCATCGCCCGCGTTGCCCCGATCCTCGGCATGGTGCCGGACGATCCCAAGGACCCGGCGATCAACCAGGCGCTCTACATCCCGCTGCAGCCCGGCCGTGGCCCGGCGCCCTCCGCACCGCCAGCCGGCAAGCCCGCCCAGGCTGCCGCGCCTGCCACCACCCGCCCTGCCTCCACGCCGATGCGGGCCGCGCCGCCGGCCACCGCCACGCCGCCCGGCACGCCGGAACACCCCGCGCGCGGTCCGTTGCGCGTCACCGATGCCAGCGAATGGCGCAACCGGGAGGCCGCGCTGCCACGATGA
- a CDS encoding N-acetylmuramoyl-L-alanine amidase — MTTSSLSILDLPSPNQDDRPGDMPVDMLILHYTDMESGAAAIERLRDPVAKVSSHYVVEEDGRIFRLVPEHRRAFHAGISHWRGHDTLNGRSIGIEVVNPGHSCGYRPFPALQMAALCDLCLEILSRWPIPARNVVGHSDVAPDRKIDPGELFDWQGLAANGVGLWPAGVSGHSTRPRQDGTARALPLLRAIGYPVDPARPDVVLSAFQRHWRQETVSGEADSGTLARIEAVAALCGIAPGD; from the coding sequence TTGACGACCAGCAGCCTGTCCATCCTGGATCTGCCGAGCCCCAACCAGGATGACCGCCCCGGCGACATGCCGGTGGACATGCTGATCCTCCACTACACGGACATGGAAAGCGGCGCGGCGGCCATCGAGCGGCTGCGCGACCCGGTGGCCAAGGTCTCCTCCCATTATGTCGTGGAGGAGGACGGGAGAATCTTCCGGCTGGTGCCGGAGCACCGCCGCGCCTTCCATGCCGGCATCTCCCACTGGCGCGGGCACGACACGCTGAACGGCCGCTCGATCGGCATCGAGGTGGTCAATCCCGGCCATTCCTGCGGCTACCGCCCCTTCCCCGCCCTGCAGATGGCCGCCCTCTGCGACCTCTGCCTGGAGATCCTGTCCCGCTGGCCCATCCCGGCCCGCAACGTGGTCGGCCATTCCGACGTGGCGCCGGACCGCAAGATCGACCCGGGCGAGCTGTTCGACTGGCAGGGCCTGGCCGCCAACGGCGTCGGCCTCTGGCCCGCCGGCGTGTCCGGCCATTCCACGCGGCCGCGCCAGGACGGCACGGCCCGTGCCCTGCCGCTCCTCCGGGCCATCGGCTACCCGGTCGATCCGGCGCGGCCGGATGTCGTCCTGTCCGCCTTCCAGCGCCACTGGCGGCAGGAAACCGTTTCGGGGGAGGCCGACTCGGGCACGCTCGCCCGGATCGAGGCCGTCGCCGCGCTCTGCGGCATCGCGCCCGGCGACTGA
- the rsmH gene encoding 16S rRNA (cytosine(1402)-N(4))-methyltransferase RsmH — protein MSDGLDFARRQGHAPVMLREVLASLAPRDGGHYLDGTFGGGGYTAAILEAADCTVWAVDRDPDAIARGAALAERFAGRLRLIPGRFGDLAGLAAEHGIPPLDGVVFDLGVSSFQLDQAERGFSFRADGPLDMRMEREGPSAADLVNSLPERELADILWQLGEERHSRRVARAILAARAEAPITTTLRLAEIVRGAVPRDPSGIDGATRSFQALRLKVNDELGEVERGLAAGAEALAPGGRLVVVAFHSLEDRIVKRFLRDASGRTPAASRHDPAALRPRAETQRFRLLTHSALRPEAEETRSNPRARSARLRAMERLAP, from the coding sequence ATGAGCGACGGACTCGATTTCGCCCGGCGCCAGGGCCATGCCCCGGTGATGCTGCGGGAGGTGCTGGCCAGCCTCGCCCCGCGCGACGGCGGCCACTACCTCGACGGCACGTTCGGCGGTGGCGGCTATACCGCCGCGATCCTGGAGGCCGCGGACTGCACCGTCTGGGCGGTGGACCGCGACCCGGACGCGATCGCCCGCGGCGCCGCCCTGGCGGAACGCTTCGCCGGCCGCCTGCGCCTGATCCCCGGCCGCTTCGGCGACCTCGCCGGGCTGGCCGCCGAACACGGCATCCCGCCGCTGGACGGCGTGGTCTTCGATCTCGGCGTCTCCTCCTTCCAGCTCGACCAGGCCGAGCGCGGCTTTTCCTTCCGCGCCGATGGGCCGCTCGACATGCGGATGGAGCGCGAAGGACCCTCGGCGGCCGATCTGGTGAACAGCCTGCCCGAGCGCGAGCTGGCCGACATCCTCTGGCAACTGGGCGAGGAGCGGCATTCCCGCCGCGTCGCCCGCGCCATCCTCGCCGCCCGGGCCGAGGCGCCGATCACCACCACGCTGCGGCTGGCCGAGATCGTGCGCGGCGCCGTGCCGCGCGATCCGTCCGGCATCGACGGCGCCACCCGCTCCTTCCAGGCGCTGCGCCTCAAGGTGAATGACGAGCTGGGCGAGGTGGAGCGCGGACTCGCCGCCGGGGCCGAGGCCCTGGCCCCGGGCGGCCGCCTCGTCGTCGTCGCCTTCCATTCGCTGGAGGACCGGATCGTGAAGCGCTTCCTGCGCGACGCCAGCGGCCGCACGCCCGCCGCCTCCCGGCACGATCCGGCCGCGCTCCGCCCCCGGGCGGAGACCCAGCGCTTCCGGCTGCTGACCCATTCCGCCCTCCGCCCGGAGGCGGAGGAGACCCGTTCCAACCCGCGCGCCCGCTCCGCGAGGCTGCGCGCCATGGAGAGGCTTGCCCCATGA
- a CDS encoding FtsW/RodA/SpoVE family cell cycle protein, which yields MSFSRADSSVLGRWWWTVDRWTLAAIFILVGFGYVMMLAASPAVAERIGASSRDFFIWRQVGYLALSIALMITVSLLSPRQVRRLAILGFGVGLALTAATLVVGVEIKGGRRWLPIPGLSLQPSEFLKPCFAIVAAWLLAEVLGPGPVSRWAGWLIAGACWLVIAFLLKSQPDIGMLLVVTSVFFTQLFIAGLPVLLVGALGGLGALGGVGAYLTLPHVRSRVERFLDPSTGDNYQVNVALEAFGNGGLMGTGPGEGRIKNVLPDAHADFVFAVMGEEFGMIVCALLIAVFMFIVVRGMLRLLAETDLFVILAATGLLTQFGLQAFINMGSTLHLIPTKGMTLPFVSYGGSSSLAIALGLGFLLALTRRRSGRAMEEAL from the coding sequence ATGTCCTTCTCGCGCGCGGATTCCTCGGTCCTGGGACGCTGGTGGTGGACGGTGGACCGCTGGACCCTGGCGGCCATCTTCATCCTGGTGGGCTTCGGCTATGTGATGATGCTGGCCGCCTCCCCGGCGGTGGCGGAACGCATCGGCGCCTCCTCGCGCGATTTCTTCATCTGGCGGCAGGTCGGCTATCTCGCCCTCTCCATCGCCCTGATGATCACGGTCTCCCTGCTCTCGCCCCGGCAGGTGCGGCGGCTGGCCATCCTGGGCTTCGGGGTCGGCCTGGCGCTCACCGCCGCGACCCTGGTGGTGGGCGTGGAGATCAAGGGCGGCCGCCGCTGGCTGCCGATCCCCGGCCTGTCGCTGCAGCCCTCGGAATTCCTCAAGCCCTGCTTCGCCATCGTCGCCGCCTGGCTGCTGGCCGAGGTGCTCGGCCCCGGCCCCGTCTCCCGCTGGGCCGGCTGGCTGATCGCCGGGGCCTGCTGGCTGGTGATCGCCTTCCTGCTCAAGAGCCAGCCGGATATCGGCATGCTCCTGGTGGTGACCTCGGTCTTCTTCACCCAGCTCTTCATCGCCGGCCTGCCGGTACTGCTGGTCGGCGCGCTGGGCGGGCTCGGCGCGCTGGGCGGCGTGGGCGCCTATCTGACCCTGCCGCATGTGCGCTCCCGCGTGGAACGCTTCCTCGACCCCTCCACCGGCGACAACTACCAGGTGAACGTGGCGCTGGAAGCCTTCGGCAATGGCGGGCTGATGGGCACCGGCCCCGGCGAGGGCCGCATCAAGAACGTGCTGCCCGACGCCCATGCCGACTTCGTCTTCGCCGTGATGGGAGAGGAGTTCGGCATGATCGTCTGTGCCCTGCTGATCGCGGTCTTCATGTTCATCGTGGTGCGCGGCATGCTGCGCCTGCTGGCGGAGACCGACCTTTTCGTCATCCTGGCCGCCACCGGGCTGCTGACCCAGTTCGGGCTGCAGGCCTTCATCAACATGGGCTCCACCCTGCATCTGATCCCGACCAAGGGCATGACCCTGCCCTTCGTCTCCTATGGCGGCTCCTCCTCGCTCGCCATCGCGCTGGGGCTGGGCTTCCTGCTGGCGCTCACCCGCCGCCGCAGCGGCCGGGCGATGGAGGAGGCCCTGTGA
- a CDS encoding division/cell wall cluster transcriptional repressor MraZ, with protein sequence MSLFLGTITNKLDKKGRVSIPAPYRSLMARLGVEELILRPYHLDPCVEGWPQSAFEQYSADAQPADPFEDPQDDLLLTLFSQAESIRPDSEGRVVLSEALIAHANLTESVAFAGLGKKFQIWEPSTLKERQAAAMKARQEKQRAREALQTALGIDGRRGGRDEA encoded by the coding sequence ATGTCCCTCTTCCTGGGCACCATCACCAACAAGCTGGACAAGAAGGGGCGAGTCTCCATTCCCGCCCCGTACCGCTCCCTGATGGCCCGCCTGGGCGTCGAGGAACTGATCCTGCGCCCTTATCACCTGGACCCCTGTGTCGAGGGCTGGCCGCAGAGCGCCTTCGAGCAGTATTCCGCCGATGCCCAGCCCGCCGATCCTTTCGAGGACCCGCAGGACGACCTGTTGCTGACCCTCTTTTCCCAGGCCGAGAGCATCCGCCCGGATTCCGAGGGCCGCGTGGTGCTCAGCGAGGCTTTGATCGCCCATGCCAACCTCACCGAGAGCGTGGCCTTCGCCGGGCTGGGCAAGAAATTCCAGATCTGGGAACCCAGCACGCTGAAGGAACGACAGGCCGCCGCCATGAAGGCACGGCAGGAGAAGCAGCGCGCCCGCGAGGCCCTGCAGACCGCCCTGGGCATCGACGGCCGCCGGGGCGGCAGGGACGAAGCATGA
- the mraY gene encoding phospho-N-acetylmuramoyl-pentapeptide-transferase yields MIYNLVAPFGEQFILFNLLRYTTFRAGAACLTALLVSMIFGPAVIRWLRTFQRGGQPIRTDGPERHLVEKKGTPTMGGVLILMSLGIATLLWADLRSGIVWAVLLVTMGYGALGFWDDWLKVTKRNTKGVSGRMKLVVQGGLGLLAAIWITWLMPYNLQGALAVPFLKDVLIQLGLFFPIVGMLVMMGASNAVNLTDGLDGLAIVPVMIAAGVFALITYLVGNRVFADYLQLNFVPGTGELAIFLAGLIGAGLGFLWFNAPPAAVFMGDTGSLALGGALGAAAVATKHEIVLAIVGGVFVVETVSVIIQVFWYKRTGRRVFLMAPLHHHFEKKGWAEPTIVIRFWIAAMVLALVGLSTLKIR; encoded by the coding sequence GTGATCTACAATCTCGTCGCTCCCTTCGGCGAGCAGTTCATCCTGTTCAACCTCCTGCGATACACAACCTTCCGTGCCGGCGCCGCCTGCCTGACGGCGCTGCTGGTCTCCATGATCTTCGGCCCGGCGGTGATCCGCTGGCTGCGCACCTTCCAGCGCGGCGGCCAGCCGATCCGCACCGATGGGCCGGAGCGCCATCTGGTGGAGAAGAAGGGCACGCCCACCATGGGCGGCGTGCTGATCCTGATGAGCCTGGGAATCGCCACGCTGCTCTGGGCCGACCTGCGCTCCGGCATCGTCTGGGCGGTGCTGCTGGTCACCATGGGCTATGGGGCGCTGGGCTTCTGGGACGACTGGCTGAAGGTCACCAAGCGCAACACCAAGGGCGTGTCCGGCCGCATGAAGCTGGTGGTCCAGGGCGGGCTCGGCCTGCTGGCCGCGATCTGGATCACCTGGCTGATGCCCTACAACCTCCAGGGCGCGCTGGCCGTGCCGTTCCTGAAGGACGTGCTGATCCAGCTCGGCCTGTTCTTCCCCATCGTGGGCATGCTGGTGATGATGGGCGCCTCCAACGCGGTGAACCTCACCGACGGGCTGGACGGTCTGGCCATCGTGCCGGTGATGATCGCCGCCGGCGTCTTCGCCCTGATCACCTATCTCGTCGGCAACCGCGTCTTCGCCGACTACCTGCAACTCAACTTCGTGCCCGGCACCGGGGAGCTCGCGATCTTCCTGGCCGGGCTGATCGGCGCCGGACTCGGCTTCCTCTGGTTCAACGCGCCCCCGGCCGCGGTGTTCATGGGCGATACCGGCTCGCTGGCCCTGGGCGGCGCGCTGGGCGCGGCGGCAGTGGCCACCAAGCACGAGATCGTGCTGGCCATCGTCGGCGGCGTCTTCGTGGTGGAGACGGTGAGCGTCATCATCCAGGTCTTCTGGTACAAGCGCACCGGCCGCCGCGTCTTCCTCATGGCCCCCCTGCATCATCACTTCGAGAAGAAGGGCTGGGCCGAGCCTACGATCGTCATCCGCTTCTGGATCGCCGCCATGGTCCTCGCCCTGGTCGGCCTCTCCACCCTGAAGATCCGGTGA